The proteins below are encoded in one region of Anguilla anguilla isolate fAngAng1 chromosome 3, fAngAng1.pri, whole genome shotgun sequence:
- the LOC118222805 gene encoding homeobox protein engrailed-1-B-like, with protein MEEQKDQNGQDSSEGESVSLSPNMPSPPILPHQAVQQAHRTTNFFIDNILRPDFGCKKESGSRERAPTAGRDNVSLLRIRPSHPTILCQDSNGSSDGTSSSSSSSSSPSSKQSAAKPEQGNGTNGTKYDEGTTSIVVVNKGGADKNKEAQPLLWPAWVYCTRYSDRPSSGPRTRKLKKKKDEKEDKRPRTAFTAEQLQRLKTEFQANRYITEQRRQTLAQELNLNESQIKIWFQNKRAKIKKANGIKNALALQLMAQGLYNHSTTTVQEDKVDSD; from the exons ATGGAAGAGCAAAAGGATCAAAACGGCCAGGATtcgagtgagggagagagcgtCTCCCTTTCTCCCAATATGCCGTCTCCGCCAATTTTGCCCCATCAGGCAGTGCAGCAAGCTCACAGAACCACCAACTTTTTTATTGATAACATTCTGCGGCCGGACTTCGGATGCAAGAAGGAGAGCGGGAGCAGGGAGCGGGCACCGACCGCGGGCAGGGATAACGTCAGTCTTCTGAGAATACGGCCGTCTCATCCTACAATATTGTGCCAGGATTCAAACGGCAGCAGTGACGGCACTtcttcctcgtcctcctcttcgTCTTCGCCGTCCTCGAAACAGAGCGCGGCGAAGCCGGAGCAAGGGAACGGAACTAACGGGACAAAGTACGACGAGGGCACTACGTCGATTGTGGTTGTAAATAAAGGAGGAGCCGATAAAAATAAAGAAGCGCAGCCGCTGCTGTGGCCCGCCTGGGTCTACTGCACGCGGTACTCAGACAGACCGTCATCCG GCCCAAGAACACGAaagttgaaaaagaaaaaagacgaGAAGGAAGACAAGCGCCCGAGAACAGCGTTCACGGCCGAACAGCTGCAAAGACTTAAAACGGAGTTTCAGGCCAATCGCTATATCACGGAGCAAAGGAGACAGACTCTGGCCCAGGAACTCAACCTCAACGAAtcgcaaataaaaatatggttCCAAAATAAGAGGgcgaaaataaaaaaggccaacGGCATCAAGAACGCCCTCGCGCTGCAGCTCATGGCGCAAGGACTGTACAACCATTCCACCACCACCGTTCAGGAAGACAAGGTGGACAGCGACTGA